Proteins found in one Quercus robur chromosome 2, dhQueRobu3.1, whole genome shotgun sequence genomic segment:
- the LOC126700482 gene encoding uncharacterized protein LOC126700482: protein MGEVNVTFKEPVHRILDRIKHEPYFRWPNKIGGDPSRRNQNLYCTYHRDKGVIEVIHVAPEKLSAGRRKGVLMIVPVEGNPDLQLPGKKMKFAREPISFDNDDLEGMIQPHNDALVVMVRINGFLVKRVMVDQGSGADVMYPDLFRGLGLRKKDLMKHTSPLVGFDGKVVIPEGQISLPVIMGGKEVAVTFTIVSSFSSYTAILGRLWIHSMGAIPSTLHVKIKFPTKQGVTVIGGDQQAARQFLIAVVNWKWRNQVNQGETTGPLVRDKGTGRSEQEQVERENASRKVQVLLFLTQNIDVFAWNPYEVLGVDPGFIVHKLNVDPSYPPKKQKLRRSAKDHVEAIRREVEKLKEVGAIKETFFPEWLANTVVVRKKNGKWRVYMDFTNLNRACPKDPFPMPKIDQLVDATYRHLRMSFLDAFQGYHQIAPAAED from the exons ATGGGAGAAGTGAATGTGACGTTTAAGGAACCGGTACACAGGATTCTTGACCGGATCAAACACGAGCCATATTTTCGATGGCCGAACAAGATAGGAGGGGACCCATCCAGGAGGAATCAGAATCTGTACTGCACTTATCACCGGGACAAAG GGGTGATTGAAGTTATCCATGTTGCCCCGGAAAAGCTCAGTGCAGGAAGAAGGAAAGGAGTGCTGATGATAGTACCAGTAGAAGGTAACCCGGACCTGCAATTGCCAGGTAAGAAGATGAAGTTTGCGCGGGAGCCTATCTCATTCGACAATGACGATTTGGAGGGGATGATCCAACCACATAATGACGCATTAGTGGTCATGGTCCGGATAAATGGCTTCTTAGTAAAAAGGGTAATGGTAGACCAAGGAAGCGGGGCTGACGTAATGTACCCGGATCTGTTCAGGGGACTTGGACTGAGGAAAAAGGACCTGATGAAGCACACTTCACCCTTGGTTGGGTTTGATGGTAAAGTAGTGATTCCTGAAGGTCAAATTTCACTTCCCGTGATTATGGGAGGGAAGGAGGTGGCAGTGACATTTACAATAGTAAGTTCATTTTCCTCATATACGGCCATCCTGGGGAGACTGTGGATCCATTCAATGGGGGCTATCCCGTCTACCCTACATGTAAAGATCAAGTTCCCAACCAAGCAGGGTGTCACCGTGATAGGAGGAGACCAGCAAGCGGCCAGACAGTTTCTTATTGCTGTAGTTAATTGGAAGTGGAGGAATCAAGTTAATCAAGGAGAAACAACCGGACCACTAGTAAGAGACAAAGGGACTGGGCGGTCCGAACAGGAGCAGGTTGAGCGAGAAAATGCATCCCGAAAG GTCCAAGTGTTGCTGTTTCTGACTCaaaacatagatgtcttcgcttGGAACCCCTATGAAGTCCTCGGGGTTGATCCCGGGTTTATCGTCCACAAGCTTAATGTAGACCCCTCGTATCCCCCGAAGAAGCAAAAGCTGAGAAGATCAGCCAAAGACCATGTTGAGGCAATAAGGCGGGAGGTAGAGAAGTTGAAGGAGGTCGGAGCAATAAAGGAGACCTTTTTCCCGGAGTGGCTGGCAAACACCGTGGTCGTCAGGAAGAAGAACGGCAAATGGAGGGTCTATATGGATTTCACAAACTTGAACcgagcatgcccaaaggacccgTTTCCCATGCCaaaaattgatcaattggtggacGCCACTTACAGGCACCTGAGGATGAGTTTCCTGGATGCttttcaaggataccatcagATTGCCCCGGCCGCCGAAGACTAG
- the LOC126700490 gene encoding uncharacterized protein LOC126700490 produces MDAMSRTLQKAARCPFSDEIERAKMPNKFTHPPFNCYDGKTDPVEHVNHYIQMMSLHTHNDALMCKLFPLSLGPTALRWFDGLRKGSIRIFSELIQEFSIWFVTCSRVPQPVDALLSMKMRAGETLRSYASRYWELYNEIGGDNKKVAASTFRMGLPEDSGLRESLTKKPPEGMQQLMRRIEEYKRLEDDRL; encoded by the coding sequence ATGGATGCTATGAGTCGCACTTTGCAAAAAGCAGCTCGGTGCCCATTTTCGGACGAAATCGAGCGGGCCAAAATGCCAAACAAGTTTACCCACCCACCATTCAATTGCTACGATGGGAAAACTGATCCAGTAGAGCACGTCAATCATTATATTCAAATGATGTCTTTGCATACTCATAATGATGCGTTGATGTGCAAGCTATTTCCTTTGAGTCTGGGACCAACTGCTTTAAGGTGGTTTGACGGGTTACGGAAAGGATCCATACGTATTTTTTCCGAGCTAATTCAGGAGTTCAGCATTTGGTTTGTGACCTGTAGCCGAGTGCCTCAGCCGGTAGATGCGCTTCTGTCAATGAAAATGAGGGCAGGAGAGACCCTCCgtagttatgccagccgatattGGGAGCTATACAATGAGATAGGTGGGGATAACAAAAAGGTCGCAGCAAGCACTTTTAGGATGGGGTTGCCCGAGGATTCCGGGCTACGAGAGTCGTTGACCAAGAAGCCTCCCGAAGGCATGCAGCAGCTTATGAGACGCATTGAGGAATATAAGCGATTAGAGGATGACCGGCTGTAG